The Dehalobacter sp. DCM sequence CGGACGGCCGGTGACGACGGATTCAATATCTTTTGCTTTGATAATGCGTTCTTTATAATTCGGATGGACCGTACATTCTTTAGCCACCAGGAAGCGTGTACCAATTTGAACCCCACTGGCTCCCATCACAAATGCCGCGGCTATTCCTCTGCCATCACCGATCCCCCCGGCAGCGATCACCGGAATACTGACAGCATCAATTACCTGTGGCAGCAACGCCATCGTCGTCAGCTCACCCACATGGCCGCCTGATTCGCCGCCCTCCGCAATCACCGCATCAGCACCCTCCTTTTCCATCCGCCGCGCCAAGGCTACGGAAGGAACCACCGGGATAACCGTGATACCATGTTCTTTCCACATTTTGATATATTTGCCCGGACTGCCAGCCCCTGTGGTAATGACCTTTATCCCTTCTTCGCAAACCAAACGGGCAACTTCCTGGGCATTTTCGCTTAACAGCATGATATTGACCCCGAATGGTCTATCCGTCAATGCTTTTGCCTTTCGTATTTCATTTTTCACATAGTCTACAGGTGCATTGGCCGCAGCGATGATACCGATTCCGCCGGCATTGGATACGGCAGCAGCAAGGGAGCTGTCTGAGATCCATGCCATGCCGCCCTGGATCAACGGGTATTTAACACCGAGTTGATGAAAAAATTTAAAATTATTCATTGTTTCTCCTTCGACTTTCGATATACCCGACCAAATCGGATACATGCGTTATTTCATCCAGATCTTCCGTCGGAATTTCCAACTGAAAGGTATCTTCCAGCTCCATGACGATTTCAAAAATTTGTAATGAATCCACTCCGAGATCTTGCTTTATTTTCGAGTCCATCGTAATAGTATGGGCTTCACGGCTGGTCTGGGCAGCGATGATACCGCGGATCATATCGAAGATCATCGTTATTCTCCCATCGTCCATTTTATCAGCATAGCGCCATAGGTCAGTCCCCCGCCGAACCCAACAAGGATAATCAAATCACCTTTTTTAAACCTGTTGGCTTTCGCCATTTCATCCAAGGCGATCGGGATGCTTGCTCCGGATGTATTCCCAAAGCGGGGTAGGTTGACATAGAACTTGGACGCATCAAGGTTCAGCTTTTTAGCGGCTGCATCAATGATTCGCAAGTTTGCCTGGTGGGGGATAATATGATCAATATCACTAAGTGAAATTCCTGTTCCCTCCAGCGTTTTTAAAATACATTCGGGCATGACCGTAACAGCGAATTTATATACTTCTCTGCCGTTCATATAAACATACTCAGATCTTGATTCTTTGGTGCTGTCATCACGAATAAAATAATTTCTTGGCGGTAATGCCGGGCACGTCAAGCAATCCCCCTTGTTTCCGTCAGAGCCGATAATTTCCGAAATGATTCCTTGTTGTTCACCTCTTTGGAGTACCGCTGCACCGGCACCATCCGCAAATAAAACGCAGGTCGTGCGATCGGTCCAGTCCGTGATCTTCGATAGCTCTTCCGCCCCAATAACCAGAGCGGTTTTATACATTCCCGTACGAATAAATTGGGATGCTACCGTGAGCCCGTATATAAAACCTGTGCACGCTGCGTTTAAATCAAAACAGGCGGCGTTGTCAGCCCCGATATGCTTTTGCACTTGACAGGCCGTCGACGGCAAATAATCATCGGGCGTTAATGTGGCAACGATAATCAAATCCAAATCCTCGGCTGAAATGCGTGCCGATTCCAAGGCGCTGCGCGCAGCACCTACAGCAAGTTCCGTTGTCGTTTCTCCGGTCGATATCCGGCGTTCCTTGATCCCTGTTCGCGAAGTGATCCATTCGTCGCTGGTATCAACAATCTTAGCTAAATCGTCATTAGTAACTACTTTTTCCGGTATACAACTCCCCGTACCGATAAGTTCGACATTAAACATCTTTGGCTATTCCTCTCGCAATTATTTCTGACTAATAATTATTATCGTGTCTCAATGGCTGATGGTCAAATTTAACCATTTCAGTGATCGTAGGAATACTTCGTATTGAAGTAATCAGTGAGCTTCTGCAGGGATTTAATCAGAACGTCGTTCTGGTCATTCAGATCCGTAACCGTATGTTTTACCATATCCAAGTGAAATTGTTCATGGATCCGGTAGGCCAACTTTCCTTTTCGGGTCAGGCTGATATTGACAATCCGCCGGTCCCTATCATCTCTTTGTCTGGTAACATAGCCCTTTCGTACCAGATTCTTGATAAACAAAGTGAGCGCACCCATTGTAATGCCCAAATCCGCTGCAACCTGTGACATGGTTTTTTGCTGATACATCCCAATAGCCTCTATGGCATGGATTTCTGAGATGGAAAGATTATTAAACGGTCCCTTTTTGATTTCATGTTGTTCTACATCCAGTATCTGCTTAAAGGTTTTCAGCAGTAATTCGTTAAGAACATCGCTTATACTCTTTTCCATGACATCACTTCCTTCCAGACATAATCAAATATTACCTATTTTTAATTTGGTTGTCAAACAGTTTAGTAGTCAAACAAAATACGATTTCTCTCTTATTTCAACAAAATACATAAATTCCTCCGTGAATAATCGCCGCTCCTTGCCGTCCATGGCACCGCGGCATAAATTCCTCCGTGAATAAATATTTCTTGGTGAAATTGTCCACTACGTCAGACAGACAGGCTGACGCGAATAGAATAAGAAGAAAACACTGTACGGGAGTGATTTTAATGACATGTCCGAAAGGTACAATACCTTACCATATCAAACAAGGCGATACATTCTATACCTTAGCCCGAAGATTTAACACCACGGTACAGGCGATCGCATCCGTCAATATCGGGGTTGATGCCAATAACCTAATCCCCGGCAGCACCATTTGTATTCCTATCCGGAGAAGCGTTGTCCCTTGTCCGCCCGAAAACCGATATGTTATCAAAGCCGGTGACACCTTTTCTAAACTCGCAGCCCGTTATCGGATTTCTGCCGCGTCAATCCTATCCCTCAATTCCGGCGTAGACCCCACCAACCTGCAAGTTGGTCAAATCATTTGTCTTCCGATTCGACGCCGCAGGAAATCATAATAATCCTATACAATCAAGGATATCAGAAGTGACAAAACAAATAAGTTCCAGAATGATTCCAGCGCAGCCAGAATCTGTGTTCCCGGCTTTTCAGGTGTGACATTAAATGTTTCACCAACAGAAATACTGCCAATACTCAATGATAGAAAGGACATGAACTGAGTTACAGGGGTTTTCCCGATCGTTCCGGAAAAAGTATCGGGGTAGAGTGAATAGATCATATTATACGTCAGAGCAAATAAAAGAATCACCGATACCAGCGGCAAAATAATATCCTTCAACTTCGCATCTTTGCTTTCATCTAACTCTAACAACTGGAAAATATAGGCACCTGCTCCCAGTGAGGCCAAGATGGTATAGATATCCGTAAAAAAAATGAATTTCCGGTACCCAAAAGATAGGCTGCGGCCATAAAATCCAAAGCTGGTAACCCATGCAGCTGCCGTTCCCAGGATCGCCGGCGTCAGCAGGATGATATTCGCTGTAGCTTCATTTCTTTGGTTCATCGTGGATATTGTGCCGTAATGTTGTGGTGTGTACGGCTGGTTATAGTACAAATTATGATGATAAGGATACCGCATATTACACATGGTCATACTCCCGTAAATATATTGGATGTATTAATATATGCGGAGAAATTTACCATTGATTTCCACCACAGTTAGTTACACATAGAAATTTATATTTAATCCATAATAACTAATGAATCTTAAGTTATTCAGCAATAGGAGGTGGAAATCCATGCCAACCATTAAATGCACGGTTACCGAATGTCAATACAATCACGATGTTATGTGCGACGCCCCTATGATTCAGATCAATCACAACAGCGGCGTTAAAGTATCTCAGGGCTCGGAAGAAACGCAGTGTGATACCTTCAAACCATGAAATCAAATTCACTGAAGGCATAAAATTAATCCCTGAATAAAAACGCGATCCGTGAAAGAGGTCAATAAAACCCTCAGTGGATCGCGTATTTCGTCATAATGGGAGAATTTTAATTGTAAATATCGGTAATCTCATTAATAACCGGTACGATTCTCAGAAAGTGGTCTACAAGATAGGGGTCGAAGTGAGTTCCTCTTCCTCTCTCTATTTCAGCTACAGCATCTTCCTTATGCCACGCTTTTTTATAGGGCCGCTCTGAGATAAGGGCATCAAAAACATCACAAATCGCTGTTATTCGGCCTACCAAAGGAATTTCCTGCCCTTTTAGGCCAAATGGGTAACCGCTGCCATCCCACTTCTCATGATGATAAAGCGATATTTGTTCTGCAAGTCTGAGCATCTCCGCTGTGCTGCCCGTCAGGATCTGTGCCCCTTTAACGGTGTGGGTTTTCATCTTTTCCCATTCGTCCGGACTAAGCTTTGAGGGCGTAAGTAATATTTCATCCGGTATACCTATTTTCCCAATATCATGCAGCGTGCTGGCATGATAGATTAATTCGCAGTCGTTTTCCGGTAGTCCGTATGCTTTTCCTAACTCATATGTATATTTGCTCATCCGCGTAATGTGATTACCTGTTTGACAATCCCGAAACTCCGCAGCCCGTGCCAAACGGTTGATCAGTTCCACCTGTAACCCTTGAAGTTCTTTGGTTCGCTCTTCTACCTTATCCAGCAGCCTGCGGTTGTTTTCTCGAATATCGTTATGCATTATCCTGATTTCCAATACATTTTTTATACGGATCAGGACTTCTGCATAATCAAAGGGCTTTCCTATAAAGTCTCTCGCACCTGCCATAAAAGCCCTTAGTCTGTATTCTGATTCATCATAAGCCGTCATTGCAATGATGGGAATGATATCTTCTTCCTTGATATTCTTCAATTGCTCCATAACTTCAAATCCGTCGAGATAAGGCATTTTTAAATCCAGCAAAATCAAGTCTGGATGGTATTGCAGATATAAATCCAGGGTTGTTCTGGAATCCGTTGTCGAGATGATCTGTGTATAGCCAGACATTTTGAGTAACTTTTCTAGCAAAAGGATATTGACAGAATTATCATCAACGATGAGTATTCTTGATTTTGAAATAAAACTGTCCATATTAATCGTTTTCAACCTCCAAAATGTCGATATCTCGGAGCAAAATTCACGAAGTGTTTGTCACCTTTAATAATATACAACAACATGGCGGATAATTCTACATAATATGTAATATTACGATAAATATTTCGACGTTTATGGCTCATTGACTGTATTCTCTTTTCAATTTGGAATTTTCTTCATTATACATCATTTTGCCATTAATTTACACCCATAAAATACCTTAATTTTGAAAATTTTTTCATTTTTATCGAAATATGTTTATATTGTTTGCAGCAGGTAAATCAAACATAGGACATTCAGAACAATGATCAGGGGGATTCCTATGACAAATTTTCTATGCTGCGTTTTATGTCGAAGTACATGCATCGCCGCATAAATGCCTGAGGCTCCCATAATCAAACCGATCAAGAAGATACGAACCTCCGGTACACGCCACCCGCCTTGTTTTGCTTTAAGCTTATCATAAGCCATCATAAAAAATCCGATGAGATTGACAACTGAGAAATAAATCCAAATAATGTTTCCGGCGTCCATTTTCTAAACCTCTCTTATGATTACTTCAATAACAATTATGATTAGTAAAACCCCCAGGTGTCAATCTTGGGGCATCCTTGTCTTTCCAAAAAATAGTACAGCACAATTATTTCCAGATTTGAAAGATAATTTTGACTTTTCTTTGACAATTTGCATATTTTTGGTTATACTAATAATTGCTCGTTCATATTTAGAGGAATAAGAAGACCTTCTCGATTGCCGCTGGCTCTGGGAAGTCGTCGAATCAACTTCCAAAAAAGCGGGTAATAAATCTAGGAGGTCATTTATGTATAATGACAAGACTCTAAGTTGTAAAGACTGTGGCCGTGAATTCGTTTTCTCTGCTTCAGAACAGGAATTCTACGCAGAAAAAGGATTCACCAATGAACCAGGTCGTTGCCCCGAGTGCCGTTCTGCCAGAAAAGCTCAGAACAGAAATGGTGGCTATTCACGCCCCCAGCGTGAAATGTTCCCTGCTGTATGCTCATCTTGCGGCAAAGAAACCACAGTACCTTTCCAACCGACCGGTGACAAACCTGTTTATTGCCGTGACTGTTACCAACCCCGTTCCAGAAACAACTGGTAATCTTAGGATTTAACAAACCCTCTTGGATGCAATTCATCCAAGAGGGTTTTTTATGTTTGATCAGAATATTTTTGGGAAATTGTGTCACATTAAGAAAAATTAAAAGAAACAGCATAACCTCATCACTAATAATGGATAATGCACCCTGAAGCCCCAGACTGGCCGTTGACTACTAGATATAGTGCTGATATTATTAATAGGTACTATTTGTAGTAACCATACATAAGCATGGCCACGGAACCCTTTAAGAGCAAATAGCCAGACATTATATAAGAAACTGGAGGTACAGATATTGGAAGAGATCAGGGAAAATTGGAACGACTGGGAAAAAACAAACCTTATGCCTAACGCCAGAGTCGTCCTGGAAAAGAGATATTTAAAGAAGGAAGACGACGGAACATACGAAACGCCGGAAGCCATGTTTTATCGGGTTGCTTCGGTTGTGGCCGGTGCAGAAAAAAACTATGGCATCAATGAAAAGGCGATCAAAGATCTGACTCGGGAGTTCTATACGGCTATGGCTAATTTGGAATTCATGCCGAATTCTCCTACCTTGATGAATGCCGGGCGTGATTTAGGTCAGCTCAGCGCGTGTTTTGTTCTTCCTGTTGAAGACAGCATGGAGGATATTTTTGATGCCCTGAAAAATGCTGCCATTATTCACAAATCCGGCGGCGGTACCGGTTTTAATTTTTCCAGGCTTCGCCAAAAAAACAGCATGGTTCGTTCAACTGGCGGTGTGGCCTCAGGCCCTGTTTCTTTTATGAAAGTCTTTAATGCCGCAACTGAAGCTGTAAAACAGGGCGGAACACGGCGCGGCGCTAATATGGGGATCCTTCGGGTCGATCATCCGGATATCCTGGAATTTATCCGCTGTAAAGAGGACAATAAAGATATTAATAATTTCAATATTTCCGTCGCTGTTACCGAGACCTTTATGCGGGCGGTAGAAGCGAATTCGCATTATGACCTGATCGATCCGCATTCCGGGAAAGAAGTTGGTCAGCTCCCGGCAAAAGACGTATTTGCGAAGATTGTCGATCACGCCTGGCGAAACGGAGAACCAGGCATCATCTTCGTTGACCGGATGAACCGAGATAATCCCACCCCAAAAGTGGGTGAAATTGAAGCAACCAACCCCTGCGGTGAACAGCCTTTGCTTCCCAATGAAGCCTGTAATCTGGGTTCGATCAATCTAAAGCTGATGATAACCGAAAAGGATGGTCAGCCGGCTATCGACTGGGAACGTCTTGGCTATATTACCCGACTGGCCACCCGATTCCTGGACGACGTGATCGATGTGAATCAGTATCCGCTGCCAGTCATAGAAAAAATGGTAAAAGGCAACCGCAAGATCGGACTTGGCGTTATGGGTTTCGCCGATTTGTTAATTTTGCTGAAAATCCCTTATACCTCGGATGAGGGTGCCGCCTATGCCGAGAAGATCATGGAGTTTATTCGCACAGAATCGCGCATCGAATCACAACGATTGGCAAAGGAACGCAGCGTTTTCCCCAATTTTAAAGGTTCGATGTATGATGGCAAAATCAAACTGCGTAATGCCACGTTGACGACAATTGCCCCGACCGGAACCATCTCCATGATTTGCAGTGCCTCCAGCGGCGTTGAACCTCTGTTTGCTGTCGCTTATACCAAGACAGTAATGGATGGCACAGCACTGATCGAGGTCAATCCGCTTTTTGAAGAATACGCTCGTAAATATGGGTTTTACTCCCACGAACTCATGGCTAAAACTGCTGAACGTGGAACTGTATCCGGCTTGACGGAAGTTCCCCAGTGGGTACAGGATATCTTTGTCACCGCTCAGGAAATTAAACCGGAATGGCATATTAAGATCCAGGCTGCGTTTCAGCAGTATACCGATAATGCCGTATCCAAGACAATCAATTTCGCCAATTCCGCGACGCGAGATGATGTTGCCGAAGCCTTTCGTTTAGCTTTTGAATTGGGGTGTAAAGGTATTACGGTCTATAGGGACGGCAGCCGGGAACAGCAGGTTCTCTCTGCCGGTACAAAGGACTGCGAAAAATCAAAAGAAACCACTACCCCTCCACTTTCTTCTTGTCAGGAAGCGGAGGAAATCTCCAAAAAGAAACCGCAAGAGACAATTGTGCCTCGTCCTCGTCCGCCGGTAACCGTTGGCGTCACGGAAAAAATAAAAATCGGCTGCGGCAATCTTTACGTTAGTGTCAACGCCGACGAAAAAAGTATTTGTGAAGTGTTCACCAATACCGGAAGAGCAGGCGGCTGCTCTTCCCAGTCAGAAGCTACTTCCCGTTTGATTTCGATTGCTATGCGTTCCGGTATTTCCGTGGATGCGATTATCGAACAGATTCGGGGGATCCGCTGTCCGGCATGTATCCGCAAAGAAGGTGTGAACGTCACCTCGTGTCCGGATGCCATTGCCCGTGTTATCCGCAAGTATAAGGATATTGGTGCCAACGGCAATACCGCCATTATTCGCCGTAATCAGGCCGAAGAGCATGTATCTCCCGGTTTGGAAAAAACGGAAAAAGCGGTTATAAAAAAAGCTCAGGTCGCTGTGGCTATCGATAATGCCTGCCCGGACTGCGGAATGCCAGTGAACCACGAAAGCGGCTGTGTTGTCTGTATCCACTGCGGCTACTCCAAATGCGGTTAAACCACACAGACTTTTTATCTAAGATCACTATGGGAGTCTTGTGTCGCTCTTTCTTAATAACGAGGAAATGACATTTCTCCCGGGTAAGATTAAATCTACAACTCTTCTATTCGCGGCGATATCGTTCGGCTAAATACAGCTGGCCGATATCGCTTTCTTATATTTTAGACAAGCCCGTTGAACCTTATTCCAGAAAAAATTATTCAATGCTATAATACAATTAACGAAAATACTGTTGTTTAGGAGCTAATATGGAAGAATTATTAATTAAAGCCGTAGAAGAACTAAACGAGGATTTGGTTATCCAACACGTCAACACACTCCTGGCACAGGGCGTGGATGTATATAACATATATGATTACCTGAGCAAGGGACTTCAGCGTGTTGGCGAAAAATACAAAATAGGTGACTACTATATTGCTGACCTTATCGTATCCGGGGAGTTAATTAAAAAGGTTATGAAGCTCAAAGGGATGTCATTTCCTAAAAAGGCCAATGGTTCCGCGCTGGGAACGGTTGTTGTCGGAACCATTTATGAGGACATTCATGATGTAGGGAAAGATGTTTTTATTAGCGTGCTTAAATCGGCAGGCTTTAAGACGGTCGATCTGGGTGTAGACGTCTCCAGTGAAAAATTCATAGAAGCAATAAAAAAGAAAAAACCGGATATCGTTGGCATAAGCGGTGTCCTTACAATGACCGGCGGCAACATAAAGAAAGTCATCAACAATATTGCTGCTGCCGGCTTACGGGAGGATTTATTTATTATTGTGGGCGGTGCCTCCATCAATGATAAGCTCTTTAAACAATTGGGGGCGGACGCTTATTCCCTGGATGCTGTTGAAGGAGCTAAGCTTTGCGTGGAATGGATGAAATCGAAGGGGCAGGCATGATTCAATGGGGAATATTTTATATATCGATATTGTTAATGACATAAAAAATAAAATACGCAACGGGGACTTGAAACCCGGCGATATCATGCAGCCGGAATATGAACTATCTGCTCAGTATGGGGTGAGTAGGACAACGCTGCGAAAAAGTCTTGCTCTGTTATTAAATGAAGGCTTTATTTATAGTATTCCCGGCAAAGGCAATTTTGTGTGCAAACCTTCAGGCAAAACATACCAGCTTGTTTTTGACGAGATTGAGAACCTCAACGTCCAAATAGACAGTATTCAACTCATTGATGTTAAACTTATCCCCGTGTCGAAAAAACTCATAGAAAAACTGCAGATTGTATCGGATGAAAAAGTTATTCGGGTGCGAAAAGTTTATCGTTCCAAAGAGAAAAGAGTTGAATATACGCTCATCTATATGCCCTATAAAAAAGGAAACCCTATCGTCGAAGATATCATTAATTTTGCAAATTTTCATAACGTTATGGAGAAACAACAACTTCATTTTCAAATAGCGAAAAAGCTGAATATCCATGTCGTCAGAGCCAATAACCAATTAACCAAACATCTTGATACCCATTCCGGGGATCCGGTTTTTCTCATCACACAGGAGATCGTATCCTCCGAAGACAATTCCTTGCTGAGCTATAGTGAATACTATATTCTCAGCGATGCTCTGAAGCTCCAAGCCGAGGCTGTACTATAAACGGGAGAATGGCATATGAGTTTTTTTGAACAAGATTTTGATAAAAAATCCGTTTCAGGAATCCCGACATTCTTGCTTGCTAATCATTTCTGGATAAAAGCCTATTATGAAAATCAAATGGGTAAATTTGCATTGCCTGGGAACGATGTCAATTCTCGGATAGAAGCTGCTTATCAGTCAGCTTATGATGATTTTCAATGCACCTTTGGTATGGGTATACATTCTGGGGATAACCCGCTTTATACGAAGCTTGGTAATAAGGCTTGGTGCGAGATCAAGAAAAACGTTTATGTCAGAAAAAGCATCACCATCATGGAACGCACAGAGTACCCGGCCTTAATCCGTGAACCTTTACAATATTTATACTCAACATGCCTCCAACGGTTATATACGCGTAAGCTCAATACACAGGTTTTTATTGAAAGTCTTGAATTTATAGATAAGTTATTGTCTGATGAAAACAAGATCTTTACGAACCTTACTTTGAGCGGCAGAATGCACTTTAATATGCTGATTATCGAAAGCCCCTTAGATTTTCTTGCTGATTTTCTTCGAGGGACTAAGGAACTGCTCCTGGATCTCCATAGTGTTCCTGAGCTTGTAAAAGAGGCTTGCCTCGTATTGAATAACCTTATACTGGATCAGGCGGAAATGCATCGAAAAACGTATAATACAAACCATTTGCTGCTGCCGCTTCATCTTCCAGGCTTACTTAACAGGCGGGATTTTGAAGAATTCTATTATCCTACATACAACGCCCTGGTGGAGACGCTGATACGCAAAGGATATAATATCATGATCCTGTTCGAAGGCAACGTTGACCGCTTCATAGACATTATCGCGACAACAGATTCCAGCCAGGTCATTGCGCATTTTGAGTCGACAAGCATTGAGGAGTATCAAGCTTATTTTCGGGGAAAGAGTACCTATATTAGCGGTTTCTATCCTACGTATTTGTTAAAAGACGGAACTGAGAGAGAATGTCTGGACGCAGCACAAAAACTCAAAGATATAACCGCAGGTAATGACCGCTTTATATTTTCCACGAACAAGGTTTTATTTACGCACGAAGATGCCAGCTATCAAAATCTAAAAAATGTGTATGATTTCTTTCGATTGTAGCTTTGCACTTTAAATTGTCAAAAAATTATCAATAGTACCAAAAATGATGGTTTAACCCCCTTGACAAATGGCTTCGGATTAATTAGGATTTAAGTGTACATGTACACACATGTACACTTACTTTATTAACCAAATATATGTTTGATCTGATTTAATCCAACACGGAACACTCACTGCTGTTAACATCCACTGCTGCACGTATATCGCATCATTGCCGGTATTAATGTATTGGAGAAAAATCATTACACTTAATGATTTAATTAATAAAAGGGGGACAAAAAGATGGCAAAAGTAGATGAAGTCAAAGCTGCAGTCGAGGCGGGGAAAACAAAATTGGTGCCCATTCTCGCTCAGGAAGCACTTGGTGCCGGATGTTCTGCAAAAGACATTCTGCAGGCAATGGTAGACTCCATGAGTGTCGTTGGCGACAAATTCTCGACAGGAGAAATCTTTGTACCTGAAATGTTGATGGCTGCCAAAGCAATGGCTAAAGGTGTCGATGTGTTAAAACCACTTTTAGCTGGTGACGGTGCCAATTCTTTAGGTACATGCGTCATCGGTACTGTAGCAGGAGATTTACATGATATTGGGAAAAACCTTGTTTCTATGATGATTGAAAGCGCGGGTTTTACTATGGTCGATCTCGGCGTTGATGTACCGGCAGCCAAATGGATTGAAGCTATCAAGGAAAATAAGAACGTGACTTTAGTCGCTTGTTCCGGTCTGCTGACCACCACGATGCCTGCTTTGAAAGAAGCAGTCCAGACGATCAAAGGGAGTGGTCTCACCGGCTTCAAAGTCATCGTCGGCGGCGCACCCGTGACACAAGAATATGCTGATGAAATTGGGGCCGACGGCTTTGCACCCGATGCAGGCAGCGCGGCTGTCAAAGCAAAAGAATTAGTAACTGCTTAAACCCATAATTATTGAGATCATAATAAATAAGATTAGATATTAATTAGATCAGATTTATAAAGGGAGGTTTAAGATATGTTAACAAAGAGACAAAACCTGATGGAAGTAATCAAAGGCGGCAATCCTGACCGCTTCGTCAATCAATATGAATTCATGGAATTGATGATGGACGCGCCGATGGATCTTCCTCTAGCCCCTGGCCCTGGTACGACCATTAAGAATAAATGGGGTATTACCTTTTCCTGGCCGGCAGACCAAATCGGTTCTTTTCCTGTGCATGACGATGAACATAAGGTAGTAAAGGATATTACGAAATGGAAAGACGTCGTTAAAGCACCTTCTGTTTTCTATACCGAAGAAGAGTGGGCGCCTGCTGTCGCCCATGCGAATTCCGTTGACCGGACGGACAAATTTGTTACTGCTGTCTGCGCTCCGGGTATCTTTGAGATGACACATCACCTGATGGGTATGGAAGATGCATTAATGGCTTTATACGAAGAACCTGAAGCAATGAAAGAACTTATTGATTATGTGGTCGAGTATGAGCTGGCTTATGCCAAAGAATATATTAAGCACATCCATCCCGATGCCCTTTTCCATCACGATGACTGGGGCAGCCAGATTCAAACACTGATTTCTCCCGAAATGTTTAGAGAGTTCTTCCTTCCGGCATATAAAAAAGTATATGGTTACTGGAAACAAAACGGGGTTGAATTGATTGTTC is a genomic window containing:
- a CDS encoding vitamin B12-dependent ribonucleotide reductase is translated as MPNARVVLEKRYLKKEDDGTYETPEAMFYRVASVVAGAEKNYGINEKAIKDLTREFYTAMANLEFMPNSPTLMNAGRDLGQLSACFVLPVEDSMEDIFDALKNAAIIHKSGGGTGFNFSRLRQKNSMVRSTGGVASGPVSFMKVFNAATEAVKQGGTRRGANMGILRVDHPDILEFIRCKEDNKDINNFNISVAVTETFMRAVEANSHYDLIDPHSGKEVGQLPAKDVFAKIVDHAWRNGEPGIIFVDRMNRDNPTPKVGEIEATNPCGEQPLLPNEACNLGSINLKLMITEKDGQPAIDWERLGYITRLATRFLDDVIDVNQYPLPVIEKMVKGNRKIGLGVMGFADLLILLKIPYTSDEGAAYAEKIMEFIRTESRIESQRLAKERSVFPNFKGSMYDGKIKLRNATLTTIAPTGTISMICSASSGVEPLFAVAYTKTVMDGTALIEVNPLFEEYARKYGFYSHELMAKTAERGTVSGLTEVPQWVQDIFVTAQEIKPEWHIKIQAAFQQYTDNAVSKTINFANSATRDDVAEAFRLAFELGCKGITVYRDGSREQQVLSAGTKDCEKSKETTTPPLSSCQEAEEISKKKPQETIVPRPRPPVTVGVTEKIKIGCGNLYVSVNADEKSICEVFTNTGRAGGCSSQSEATSRLISIAMRSGISVDAIIEQIRGIRCPACIRKEGVNVTSCPDAIARVIRKYKDIGANGNTAIIRRNQAEEHVSPGLEKTEKAVIKKAQVAVAIDNACPDCGMPVNHESGCVVCIHCGYSKCG
- a CDS encoding cobalamin B12-binding domain-containing protein, translating into MEELLIKAVEELNEDLVIQHVNTLLAQGVDVYNIYDYLSKGLQRVGEKYKIGDYYIADLIVSGELIKKVMKLKGMSFPKKANGSALGTVVVGTIYEDIHDVGKDVFISVLKSAGFKTVDLGVDVSSEKFIEAIKKKKPDIVGISGVLTMTGGNIKKVINNIAAAGLREDLFIIVGGASINDKLFKQLGADAYSLDAVEGAKLCVEWMKSKGQA
- a CDS encoding GntR family transcriptional regulator, which translates into the protein MGNILYIDIVNDIKNKIRNGDLKPGDIMQPEYELSAQYGVSRTTLRKSLALLLNEGFIYSIPGKGNFVCKPSGKTYQLVFDEIENLNVQIDSIQLIDVKLIPVSKKLIEKLQIVSDEKVIRVRKVYRSKEKRVEYTLIYMPYKKGNPIVEDIINFANFHNVMEKQQLHFQIAKKLNIHVVRANNQLTKHLDTHSGDPVFLITQEIVSSEDNSLLSYSEYYILSDALKLQAEAVL
- a CDS encoding uroporphyrinogen decarboxylase family protein, with amino-acid sequence MSFFEQDFDKKSVSGIPTFLLANHFWIKAYYENQMGKFALPGNDVNSRIEAAYQSAYDDFQCTFGMGIHSGDNPLYTKLGNKAWCEIKKNVYVRKSITIMERTEYPALIREPLQYLYSTCLQRLYTRKLNTQVFIESLEFIDKLLSDENKIFTNLTLSGRMHFNMLIIESPLDFLADFLRGTKELLLDLHSVPELVKEACLVLNNLILDQAEMHRKTYNTNHLLLPLHLPGLLNRRDFEEFYYPTYNALVETLIRKGYNIMILFEGNVDRFIDIIATTDSSQVIAHFESTSIEEYQAYFRGKSTYISGFYPTYLLKDGTERECLDAAQKLKDITAGNDRFIFSTNKVLFTHEDASYQNLKNVYDFFRL
- a CDS encoding corrinoid protein, translating into MAKVDEVKAAVEAGKTKLVPILAQEALGAGCSAKDILQAMVDSMSVVGDKFSTGEIFVPEMLMAAKAMAKGVDVLKPLLAGDGANSLGTCVIGTVAGDLHDIGKNLVSMMIESAGFTMVDLGVDVPAAKWIEAIKENKNVTLVACSGLLTTTMPALKEAVQTIKGSGLTGFKVIVGGAPVTQEYADEIGADGFAPDAGSAAVKAKELVTA
- a CDS encoding uroporphyrinogen decarboxylase family protein, which gives rise to MLTKRQNLMEVIKGGNPDRFVNQYEFMELMMDAPMDLPLAPGPGTTIKNKWGITFSWPADQIGSFPVHDDEHKVVKDITKWKDVVKAPSVFYTEEEWAPAVAHANSVDRTDKFVTAVCAPGIFEMTHHLMGMEDALMALYEEPEAMKELIDYVVEYELAYAKEYIKHIHPDALFHHDDWGSQIQTLISPEMFREFFLPAYKKVYGYWKQNGVELIVHHSDSYAATLVPQMIEMGIDIWQGCMTTNNVPELIKTYGGKISFMGDIDSGVVDHPGWSREEIAKYVEIACKRCGKLYFIPNLSQGLNFSSFPGVYDTTSEEIDKISKRMF